A single Lactuca sativa cultivar Salinas chromosome 8, Lsat_Salinas_v11, whole genome shotgun sequence DNA region contains:
- the LOC111877412 gene encoding probable envelope ADP,ATP carrier protein, chloroplastic has product MIPRNNQPTLIWKDIPGLEPLKHEENDLLRRRCGGSGGPVRSFGIDCFASVSMTEKNRVAATIEFTPKAPQLMKHPLAIVALVPKEAAVFAAGAVAGAAAKTVTAPLDRIKLIMQTHGLRAGQETAKKTIGFVEAVVSIGKQEGVKGYWKGNLAQVLRILPYSAVQLFAYESYKKLYRGKDGELSVIGRLAAGASAGMTSTFVTYPLDVLRLRMAVDPGYQTITNVVVRMLKEEGIGSFYRGLVPSLIGIAPYVAVNFCVFDLVKKSLPEKFRNKTEASLVTAFVAATIATVTCYPLDTIRRQMQMRGTPYKTVLEAFPGIIARDGVAGLYRGFVPNALKTLPNSSIRLTTFDALKRLISASEKEYQRILEENSNEQKQGSCSSTS; this is encoded by the exons ATGATTCCCAGAAACAACCAACCGACATTAATTTGGAAGGACATTCCGGGCCTTGAACCCCTAAAACACGAAGAAAATGACCTCCTGCGGCGTAGATGCGGTGGTAGTGGTGGCCCTGTTCGTTCATTTGGCATTGATTGTTTCGCTTCCGTTTCAATGACAGAGAAGAATAGAGTTGCAGCAACGATTGAATTCACACCCAAGGCACCGCAGCTCATGAAACACCCGCTTGCTATTGTGGCTTTGGTGCCTAAAGAAGCTGCCGTGTTCGCCGCCGGTGCAGTCGCCGGTGCCGCCGCGAAGACCGTTACTGCACCCCTTGACCGGATTAAACTCATCATGCAG ACTCATGGGCTGAGAGCTGGGCAAGAAACTGCAAAGAAAACAATTGGATTCGTAGAG GCAGTTGTTTCCATAGGAAAACAAGAAGGTGTAAAAGGGTATTGGAAGGGTAACCTTGCTCAG GTGCTACGTATCCTCCCCTATAGTGCAGTCCAACTATTTGCTTATGAGTCTTACAAG AAACTTTATAGGGGGAAAGATGGTGAGCTTTCTGTTATTGGGAGATTAGCTGCAGGTGCTTCTGCTGGAATGACTTCCACTTTT GTGACATATCCATTAGATGTCCTTCGATTACGAATGGCAGTTGATCCTGGATATCAAACAATCACAAAT GTTGTTGTAAGGATGCTAAAAGAGGAAGGAATCGGATCTTTCTACAGAGGACTTGTACCTTCTCTCATTGGAATAGCCCCTTATGTTGCAGTCAACTTTTGCGTGTTTGACTT GGTGAAAAAGTCTTTGCCAGAAAAGTTCAGAAACAAAACTGAAGCATCACTAGTGACAGCTTTTGTAGCAGCTACTATTGCCACTGTAACTTGCTACCCTTTGGATACTATAAGAAGACAAATGCAAATGAGGGGTACTCCTTATAAAACAGTTTTGGAGGCTTTTCCAG GTATTATTGCTCGTGATGGTGTTGCTGGATTATATAGAGGTTTTGTGCCAAATGCATTAAAAACGTTACCAAACAGCAG CATTAGGCTCACAACCTTTGATGCTTTGAAACGGTTGATTTCAGCAAGTGAGAAAGAGTATCAAAGAATCTTGGAGGAAAATAGTAATGAACAAAAGCAAGGTTCATGTAGTTCCACAAGTTGA
- the LOC111877414 gene encoding protein root UVB sensitive 5, which produces MSFALQLSFPNFDFNTATRPQRIQFVCNASSKQTNSSKQESEDDTQRTSDEHRVVLVERYGNGTSKRYILDDKFQLTTFLEDDTKSNGYSSKELPWLPDIVKDFVLPAGFPGSVSDDYLEYMLLQFPTNVTGWICHTLVTSSLLKAFGLDYSSGTTAAASAAAIRWVSKDGIGAIGRFFIGGRFGNLFDDDPKQWRMYADFIGSAGSIFDLTTPLYPAYFLPLASLGNLAKAVARGLKDPSLRVIQNHFAISGNLGDVAAKEEVWEVSAQLLGLGLGILVLSTPGVVKSYPVLASTWMTIRLLHLWLRYLSLSVLQFDSVNLKRARILVNLHVSNSKVLGCEECNKMENILSWEKFSVPQIAFGVPFSDMLVGERSGLKVKMLLKLYAKEKYILVVNQQPFKDFETLVCFKEGATSLSVLRSVWQTYWLYKNQDKQKDGFDDLKESLNELNDQFENFLQQLRDVGWDIDQINLKVRKDVSIQELHVD; this is translated from the exons ATGTCATTCGCTTTGCAGCTCTCCTTCCCAAATTTCGATTTTAACACTGCCACTAGGCCGCAGAGGATTCAATTTGTATGCAACGCTTCTTCTAAGCAAACTAATTCTTCGAAACAAGAGTCTGAAGATGATACTCAACGTACAAG TGATGAGCATAGGGTTGTTTTGGTGGAAAGATATGGGAATGGAACTTCAAAGAG GTATATACTGGATGACAAGTTTCAACTTACAACATTTCTTGAAGATGACACCAAATCTAATGGATATTCTTCAAAAGAATTGCCATGGCTTCCTGATATAGTTAAAGATTTTGTTCTTCCTGCTGGCTTCCCAG GATCTGTTTCAGATGATTACTTGGAATACATGTTGTTACAGTTTCCAACCAATGTCACTGGATGGATTTGTCACACATTGGTCACTTCAAGTCTTCTAAAGGCAT TTGGTTTGGACTATTCTTCTGGAACCACAGCTGCAGCTTCTGCTGCTGCCATCAG ATGGGTATCAAAAGATGGGATTGGTGCCATTGGGCGTTTTTTCATTG GTGGAAGATTTGGAAATCTTTTTGATGATGATCCAAAACAATGGCGAATGTATGCAGACTTCATTGGAAGTGCTGGAAG CATCTTTGATCTCACTACACCTCTCTATCCTGCATATTTCCTGCCACTAGCATCTCTAGGGAATCTTGCAAAG GCTGTGGCAAGAGGGCTAAAGGATCCTTCACTTCGTGTGATTCAAAATCATTTTGCTATTTCAGGCAATCTTGGGGATGTGGCAGCAAAG GAAGAAGTTTGGGAAGTATCTGCACAACTCCTTGGCCTTGGTCTTGGCATATTGGTCTTG TCTACACCAGGTGTTGTGAAATCATATCCAGTTTTAGCATCAACATGGATGACTATTCGCCTTCTTCACCTTTGGCTTCGTTACCTCTCTCTTTCAGTTCTTCAGTTTGACTCA gtaaATCTAAAACGTGCCCGGATATTGGTTAACTTGCATGTTTCAAACTCCAAAGTTCTAG GATGTGAGGAATGCAATAAAATGGAGAATATCTTATCATGGGAGAAATTTTCGGTTCCACAAATTGCCTTTGGTGTGCCTTTTTCTGACATGCTTGTTGGAGAAAGATCAGGCCTCAAG gtGAAGATGCTTCTGAAACTGTATGCTAAGGAAAAATATATTCTTGTGGTGAACCAACAGCCTTTCAAGGATTTTGAGACCCTTGTCTGCTTTAAG GAAGGAGCCACAAGTCTCTCGGTGCTTCGAAGTGTTTGGCAGACATATTGGCTGTATAAGAATCAAGACAAACAAAAGGATGGTTTTGATGACCTGAAAGAAAGTCTGAATGAACTTAATGATCAATTTGAGAACTTTTTACAACAATTGAGAGACGTTGGATGGGACATTGATCAAATAAACTTGAAAGTTCGTAAGGATGTTTCTATCCAAGAATTGCATGTGGATTAA